The sequence below is a genomic window from Clostridia bacterium.
GGCACGGCCGCTGAAGAAAGCGGTAAAGGGTTCATAGCCGGCGACGCTGGGATTCACGCAAAGAAAGGCCACCACCAATGCCAGCCAGGTCAGGATCAAGCGAAGGCGCCTGGCGTTGGCCAGGTAGCGGCGGGGCACCTGGTACCGCCAGAGACACAAAGCTTTGTGAATGCCTTCCTGCACCGCCCCAAAGGGGCAAAGCCAGGCGCAATAAAAATTCCTGCCGCTTACCAGGATCAACAGCAAGGTGCCCACCACCAGCAAATACCAAAAGGGCCATTCGGCAAAGGAAGGCACATTCCCGCTCATGAGGGAAGCAATATTGCCTAAATTGATGGAGGCCCCCAGCTTAAACCCCAGGTAAAACACGGAAAAAGCCATGACCGGGCCCCTAAGCTTGGTTAAATTAAATCTCACGCCGCCCAAAACCACAGCGAATAAAGCCAGCAGCAGGAACTCCTGGGCGCCCCACTCCACCGGTTCCCGCTCCACCGGGTCCAACCCGAACTCTGCCATACCTACTTGTCGCACTGCTTTCCGCACGGCGGCGGCGATTCCTTTGGCCGAAACGGTGGCCCCGCTCACCCCATCCAAATCCCGGCCCGGCAGCAAGGGATCGGCAAAGGATTTCCCCCGGAAGCCGGCCAGGAAATCCTGTTCCATGACCATCTCCAGGTACAGGGGCGTTTCCCGGTGCCGGATAATCTCCGTCCCGATCACGGTTCCCGCCGCATCAATCCCCACCAGTACCGCCAGCGGACCGCCGTAACCGGAAGCTTCCGCCAGCACCGCGTAGCCCACCAGCTCTTGCCGCCCGTCATAGACGCGATAAGCGGGATATTTGCCGCCGGCGGTTTGGTAGGAGGTAGCAGCCGGAAACATGCCTTGCAGCATATCCAGCGTGTTTTGCCGGCTGCCCATCCCCTGGTAGACCATTGTTGCCAGCAAAAGGCCAATAGCGGCCCAGGTGAACAACCTGGTTCTCCTGCTTTCCATGGACGAGAATCTCCTGGATAAATGCCCTTAGTAATCTTGGTAGGACCGGTAGACTTTAGCCACATCGTGCCCTAATAGATGCTTCCAAACATCCGACAGCAGTTCCGCCTCCGTCGGTTCATGACGGCACCAATAACATAAATCTTCCTGGCCGGGTAACATGTACTGGCCGCAGCGCCGGCACTGCACCACAGCTTTTTCGAGAATAACCTGCGCGGCAAAGGGTGAAGCATTGGGCCGGCGGTCCCTGGTAATGGCCTTGGTAGGACAGAAGAGGGAGCAGATGCGGCAGTCTAAACAA
It includes:
- a CDS encoding 4Fe-4S binding protein, with the translated sequence MESRRTRLFTWAAIGLLLATMVYQGMGSRQNTLDMLQGMFPAATSYQTAGGKYPAYRVYDGRQELVGYAVLAEASGYGGPLAVLVGIDAAGTVIGTEIIRHRETPLYLEMVMEQDFLAGFRGKSFADPLLPGRDLDGVSGATVSAKGIAAAVRKAVRQVGMAEFGLDPVEREPVEWGAQEFLLLALFAVVLGGVRFNLTKLRGPVMAFSVFYLGFKLGASINLGNIASLMSGNVPSFAEWPFWYLLVVGTLLLILVSGRNFYCAWLCPFGAVQEGIHKALCLWRYQVPRRYLANARRLRLILTWLALVVAFLCVNPSVAGYEPFTAFFSGRAQGGQWLLMGLVLFLSLFFNRLWCRFFCPTGAVMDLAAAVKGKLARQERRGGRQARPGYRCRDGAP